GGATGTCGCCGGCACCTATCTGTTCCTGGCGTCCGACCTTGCGGCCAACATCACCGGCCAGAGCCTCGGCGTCGACCGAGGAGAATTCCCATGGTGAGCCCCCACAAGGATTTGCGCGTCATCGTCACCGGCGCGGGCAGCGGCATTGGCCGCGCCTGTGCCGATGCGCTGAGCGCGGCCGGCGCCAAAGTGGTGGGCTTCGACCTACACCCGCCGGAGCAGACCTCCCACTGGCCGACCATCCTCACCAATGTGTCGGACGAGGCCGCCGTTATCGCCGGCATGGATGCGGCGCGCGACCAGCTCGGCGGGCTCGACGTCATCGTCAACTGCGCCGGTGTGCTGGTAGACACCCCGCTCGCCAGCTTTGACATCGGCGCCTATGAGCGCATGGCGGCGGTGAATATTCGCGGGCCGATCCTGATGGCGCGCGAGGCGCTCAAACACTTCAGCGGCCCGGCACCGGTGCGCGGGCGCATCATCAACATCGCCTCGGAGCTGGCCTATCTCGGCCGCGCCGGCGCCTCCGGCTACTGCGCCACCAAGGGCGCGGTGCTCAGCCTCACCCGCGCCTGGGCCCGCGAACTCGCGCCGGACATTCTGGTCAACGCCGTCGCCCCCGGCCCGGTCGACACGCCGCTGCTCGGCTTCGACCGGATGAGCCCGGCGGAGCGCGCGCTGGAGACCACCAACCCGCTCGGCCGCGTCGGCCGGCCGGAGGAAATCGCGCAGGCGGTGCTGTTCCTTGCGAGCCGCGCCACCGGCTTCATCACCGGCCAATGCATCAGCGTCGATGGCGGCGCTGGCATGCATTGAGAGATTTGCCCCGACAGAACCAGAGGGAAACATGGTCGACAGCGTCCGTCTCGACGAACTGAGCTGGCCCGAATTCGCGGCGAAGATCGCCGCCGGCGCGCCGGTGCTGCTGCCGGTCGGCTCCACCGAGCAGCATGGGCCGCATCTGCCGCTCAATGTGGACGTGGTGCTGCCCACCGGCGTGTGCGAGCGCGTCGCCCGCGCGATCGGCGGCATCGT
Above is a window of Ancylobacter sp. WKF20 DNA encoding:
- a CDS encoding SDR family NAD(P)-dependent oxidoreductase, translated to MVSPHKDLRVIVTGAGSGIGRACADALSAAGAKVVGFDLHPPEQTSHWPTILTNVSDEAAVIAGMDAARDQLGGLDVIVNCAGVLVDTPLASFDIGAYERMAAVNIRGPILMAREALKHFSGPAPVRGRIINIASELAYLGRAGASGYCATKGAVLSLTRAWARELAPDILVNAVAPGPVDTPLLGFDRMSPAERALETTNPLGRVGRPEEIAQAVLFLASRATGFITGQCISVDGGAGMH